The DNA sequence CCGCCTTCCGGAACTGCGCGCGGACCTCGGCCAGGCGCGAGAAGGGAATCAGGCGCTCCGCCGGAAAACCGATCAACTCCTCCGTCGCGTACCCCGTGATCTCGCACGCGCGCCGGTTCACGAGCGTGAAACGGCCGCGCCGATCGAGCGCGAAAATCGCGTTCGTCGCGCTCTCGAGCACCCGCTCGCGGAACTGGTCGGCGTCGCGCAGCGCCTCGGAGGCGCGCCGGCGGGCGATCGCCGACGCGATGTGCCGGGAGACGAACATCAGGATGTCGCGGTCCTTTTCGCGGAACCGACGTTCGGGCGAGTAGCTCTGGACGACGAGCGCGCCGAAGACTCCCCCTTCCGTGCGGAGGGGGGCGCCGAGCCAGTCGATCGAGGGCGCGCAGCGGGGCGCGACCGCGCCCCGCTGGACGAGGGCGTCGAACTGCTCGGGAGAGGCGAGCAGCGGCTCGCCGGTCGCGATGACGTAGTCCGTGAGGCCCCCGGAGGCTCCCGCGGGAGGCGCCGTCTCCGCCTCGTCGGCGAAGTAGGGAAAGGTCAGCCGGCCCGTCGCCCGGTCCCGGAGCGCCACGTAGAAATTGCGGGCGTCCATGAGTTCTCCGACGATCCGGTGGATGGCCGCGTAGAAGTGCGGCAGGTCTTCCACCGAGGAGGCGGTTTCCGCGATGCGGTAGAGCGCGGACTGGAGCCGTTCCGCTTCCCGGCGCTCCGTGATGTCCCGGCCGATCCCGATCAGGCCGACGACCTCGCCCTTCTCGTCTCGGATCGGGGACGTCACGAGCTCGACGGGGATCTCCCGCCCGTCGCGGGCGACCGTGACGACCTCGCCCTTCCACCCCGACCGGCGGCTCCCGCGGAGGATCTCGGCGGCCTGCGAGTCCGGGGTTCTCGGCGACCAGAGCGTGGTCACGCGCCGGCCGAGAACCTCCTCGGCCCGGTATCCGTAGGTGTCGAGGAACGCGGCGTTGACGAAGAGGAGCCGATCGTCGAGGTCGGTGATCCGGACGAGGTCGGAAACGCTCCGCATCGAGTCCTGCAGCAGGCGGAGCTCGCGCTGCGTCCGGTTCCGTTCCGTGAAGTCCCGGAAATTGACGACGAACGCGTCGACGCCGGGCTCGCCGAAGCGGTTCGTGCCGCTCCCCTCGATCTCCCGCCACGAGCCGTCCCGGTGCCGGACCCGGAATTCCGCGACGGCGGTGCGGCCGGGATGCTCCATCAGGTCGGCGAACAGCGCCCGCGCGTTCTGGAGGTCGTCGTCGTGGATCAGCGAGAACGCGTCGCGTCCGACGAGCTCGGCGGGGCGATAGCCGAGGAGCCGTTCGTGAGACGCGCTCGCGAACAGGAAGTGTCCGCCCCGGTCGAGGAGGGCGATGCCGTCCGTGCTGTTCTCGACGAGCGCCCGGAAGAGCTCGCCGCCGCTCGCAGGGGGCGGAAGGGGACCGGAGTTCATGCTCGAGCGGTCATCTTCCCATCGGGGTCAGTGGCGAACAAGAGGCGCGCACTCGGCGGGCTCCCGGACCTCGATCTGGATCGTCGCGTGCTCGACGTGGTGGTCGGCCCGGAGCCTCTCTTCGACCTTCCGGAGGACGGCGGATCCGTCCGTCCCGGGGGCGACCGCGACGTGGACGCTGGCGCAGTGCACGCCGGACGTGAGCGTCCAGACGTGCAGGTCGTGCACCGACAGGACTCCCGGAAGCTCCCGCAGGCCCAGAGTGAGCCCCGGCTGGTCGACCTCGGCCGGCGCGCCCTCGAGCAGGATGTGGGCGGATTGCCGGAGGAGGGAGACGGTCCGCGGGAGGATGAACACCGCGATCGCGGCCGAGAGGGCCGGGTCGATCCACGCCTCGTGCGTCGCCGCGATCGCGACGGCCCCCAGGACCACCGCGGCGGCCGCGAGCGCGTCGGCCGCGACCTCCAGGTAGGCGCCCTTGACGTTGAGGCTCTCGTTGCGGTGGGAATGGAGGAGGCGGACGGAGAGGATGTTGCCCGCGAGCGCGACCGCGCCGAAGACGAGCATCGGAAGCGGCGCGACGTCCGCCGGGTGCTCGAGCCGCCGCCAGGCTTCCCAGAGGATCGCGCCGCAGATGACGAGGAGGACCTGCGCGTTGATGAACGCGGCGAGGATCTCGGCACGGTAGAGGCCGAAGGTGTGCCGCGCGCTCGCGCCCCGTTCCGCGATCCGGACCGCGATGTAGGAGAGGGAGAGGGCGGCCGCGTCGGTCAGCACGTGGCCGGCGTCTGCCCAGAGCGCGAGGCTGTGCGCGATCGCGCCCCCGACCGCCTCGACCGCGAAGAGGACGCCGGAGACGGCGAGCGCCCCTCCGAGGCGGCGGCGGGTCTCGGCGCGGGATTCGGGCCCCATCGGCCGGATTATCCCCCGGCGCCGCCGCCGTCCCCCGCTCCGTCCCCTCGCGGCGCGGAGCGAATATGATCGGCCGATGGACGTGACCGAGCCGAAGAAGAGCCGGGGGACCGGCGACGAAGAGGCGTTCGCCGAGATCCTCGCCCGTTCCGCGGAGGACGTCGAGTCGCTGTTCTCGATCACCCGGGAAATGAAGAAGCGCGGCGAGAAGGAGAAACCGCGGGCTCTGCTGGCCCGCCTGGCCGCCGCGCAGGAGGAGCAGGGACTCTACCGCGCGCGGCTGGAGACTCTCCTCGAGATCGCCCGCGCGTTCCCGAACAAGGCGGCGTCTCCCGAGGAGATCGCGGACGCGTTCCGGTTCGCCTGGCCCGACCATCCGTCGCTGGAGGTCCTGATCGCGCATTTCCTCCCGGCACGGGCCAACGTCGTCGACGCCGCGGAGCGCCTCCGCCGATGGGTCCGGTTCGCGCCGGGGGACGTCTATTTCTTCGCCGGGCACGGGGCGGGCCGCGTCGTCGAGCTTTCTCCCGCGATCGACGCCGTGCGCTTCGAATTCGAGGGGGGAGAGAAACTCTCGCTTCCCCCCGGGGCGGCCGCGAAGAACCTCGTCCCGCTTCCTCCCGGAGACTTCCGGCGGGACCGGCTCGAGGACCGCGCGGCTCTCCGGGAGCGGTCGCTCGCGGATCCCGCGGGCGCCGTCCGGCACCTGATCGAGAGCATGGGGCGGCCGGTCACCGCGGCCGAGATCAAGGACGCGTTCGCGAGCGTCGTGCCCGCGGAGCGGTGGACGTCCTTCTGGAACGCCGCCCGCAAGCACCCCCAGCTCGTCGTCTCGGGGACCGGGAAGAACGCCGGATACCAGTGGCGCGCCTCGGCGGAAGCCGCGAGCGACTCCGTGCGGGAGGAGTTCACGGCCGCCCCGGTGGCGCGGCGGCTGGAGATCGCCCGCAAGAACGTTCGCCGCCCCGAGCTCCTCTCGTACTTCGCGGAGTCGCTCGCGGGAGAGGGATGGCGGGAGGCGACCCCGGCGGAGCGTCTCGAGATCGCCCTCTTCCTCGAGGAGGGGAAGAGCGGCGTCGCCGCGCCCGTCGCCGCGGCGGATCTGGCCAACGCGCCCGGCGGAGCCGAGGTCTCGCGCGCGCTGCCCGATCCCGCGCTTCGCTGGAAGGCGTACCGCGCAATCCGCGAACGCGACCCGCGATGGAGCGAAGTCTTCGCGGAGCTCTTCGCGGGAGAAGACGACGCCCGCACGCTCGCGGCGATCGACGGCGCGCTCGCCGAGGGGGCGCCCGCCGTCCGCGAAGCGCTCGCCGCCCGGATCGCCGCGAACCCGCGAACCGCGCCGCGCGCGTTCCTCTGGCTGGCGGAGAAACGCGCGGAGCTGCCGCACGCCGCCGCTCTCTTCGGCCCGCCGACGCTCTTCGCGCTCCTCGAGGCGCTCCGCCTTCCGGAGTTCGCGCCGCACCGCGCAAAGCTGAAGACGATGTTCGACCGCGGCGGGCTGGCGCTCGAGCTCGTCGCCCGCGTGGCGGACGAAGACGAGGCGAGGAGGCTCCTCACCACCGCCGAGCGCGCGCCCGGGCTCGAGGAGTTCCGGCGCGACGACCTGAAGCAGGCGGTCCACCGCCGGTTCCCGGATCTTCGGGGGCCGCGCGTCGAGCCCTTGTACGTCACGCCCGAATCCCTGGAAGCGCGCCGTGCCGAGCTCGAGCAGCTCCTGACCGTCGAGATGCCGAAGAACGGCCGGGCGATCCAGGAAGCGGCGGCGATGGGGGACCTCCGGGAGAATTTCGAGTACCACTCGGCGCGGGCCCGGCAGGAGTTCCTCGCGGCGCGCGTCGCCACTCTGCGAGGCGACCTCGCGCGCGCCCGGCCGCTCGATCCGGCGCGCGTCGACACGTCGGAAGTCCGCGTCGGAACGCGAGTCGTGCTCACCGCCGGGGAACGCTCGCGGGAAGCCGCGGTTCTCGGGCCCTGGGATTCGCGGCCCGAGGAGGGCATCTATTCGTACCAGTCCGAATTCGCCCAGAAACTCCTCGGAAACAAGCCCGGGGACGCCGTCCTCCTCGACGGCGAAGAGTGGAGAATCGGGGCGATCCGCCCTTGGCGGGAGACCTGAAGATCGCGGCCGCGGCGCTCGCCGGCGCCGCGTTCCTGGCCGTCCCGGTACGCGCGGAGACGCCCGTCACCGCCTTTCCCGCGGCGGCGGATTCCGCGGAATGGACGACGCTTCTGTCGAAGTACGTCGACGGGCGAGGACTCGTCGCGTACGCGGACTGGAGGGGCGACGCCGAGGACCGAAAGCGGCTCCGCGAGGTGATCGCGGGCTTCGCCGAGGCCGCGCCGCCGCCTCCCCCCGACGCGAGGCTCGCGTCGCTCTTCAACGCGTACAACGCGTTCATCATCGAGACCGTGCTCGACCGCTATCCCGTGGCCTCGATTCGAGCCATCCCCGGGGCGTTCACCGCCGAAACTCACCGCTTCGGCGGACGCCTCTGCTCGCTCGACGAGATCGAGCACGCCGCGGTCGCCCTCGGGGGCTATCGCGCGCACGCCGCGATGGTCTGCGCCTCGCGCTCCTGCCCGCCCCTCGACCGCCGCGCGTTCGCGGCGGAAGGACTGTCGAGACGGCTGGACGAGCGGATGCGGGCGTGGCTCGCGCGGCCCGATCTCTGGCAGTTCGAGCCCGCGGAGAATCTCGTGCGGGCGCCCCGGTACCTGGACTGGTATCGCGGGGATTTCGAGCGAGCCGGAATCCCGCGCCTGCTGTCGGAATACGCGCCCGCGCGTTTCCGCGGGTGGCTCGCCCGCGGCGCTTTTCGCCTCGAATATCTCGACTATGATTGGAGCCTGAACGACCGGACGGCGGGGCGCGGCCGGGAATAGAAGGAGCCGCTTCCGCGTTTTCCGGCATGGAGGATTCGGAATGTCTGAAAAGGTCCGGGAAGTTTCCGACGATTCGTTCGAGACCGAGGTCGTGAAGAGCGCGACCCCCGTCTTCGTGGATTTCTGGGCGCCGTGGTGCGGGCCGTGCCGTTCGGTCGCCCCGATCGTCGAGGAGCTCGCCAGCCAGTACGACGGCAAGGTCAAGATGGCGAAGATCAACGTCGACGACTCGCCCGAGGTCGCGCAGAAGTTCATGGTCACTTCGATCCCGACGTTCATCCTGTTCAAGAACGGCGAGGCCGCGGACCGGACGATGGGAGCGATGCCGAAAGGGCAGTTCCAGCAGTTCATCGACCGCAACCTCTGATCCGCGGCCGTCCCCGGTCGTCCCGCGCCCGCCGCCCCGGCGGGCGTTTTGTTATCCTCCCGGCGAAAGCCGCCCGTGACGCATCCGCTTCTGGCCACTCACGCGATCGCCGCGGTCGAGCACTACCTCGAGCGCGAGACGGTGGTCGGAGTGTTCGTCCTCCTCTTCGTCGGGGCGTTCGGCCCGAGCCCGCCCGAAGAGTCGATCCTGCTGCTCGCCGGGTACGTCGTGTACCAGGATCTCGCGCGGTTCTGGCCGATCGTCGTCTCGGCGCTCGTCGCCGCCGTGATGGGCGACACCGCGCTCTACGGAATCGGCCGGCTCCTCGGGGGGAACCTCGAGAAGCGGCCCTGGCTCGCGAAGATCTTCCGGAAGGAAAAGATCGAGGCCGTCAAGCAGCGGTTCCGGCGGTACCAGTTCCGCGCGATCGTCGCGGGGCGGTACGTCTACGGCCTGCGGCCCGTCCTCTTCTTCACGTCGGGAGCGTCGCGGATGCCGCTCTGGAAGTTCCTCGCCGCGGACTCGACGGCGGCGCTCGCCAACGCGCTCGTGTGGGTCTATCTCGGCGACCGGTTCGGGGGGAGGATCGGCGACGTCCTGCACTGGGCGGAGCGCTCGGAGACCATCCTGCTGGTCCTCGCCGGCGCGCTGATCGGCTATTTCGTCCTCGAAAACATCCTCGTCCACGCGAAGAAGTGGAAGGAAACCTCTCCGTTCGTCCGCTGGGCGACCGGCTGGAAGATCGCGGCGATCGCGGGAACGGTACTGCTGCTCGTTTACCTGGAGGTCTGGTTGCGCGCCCGCGGGGTCAGCCTCCGGCGGCTTCCGCGCCTGTAAAGCATTCGCGGGCAGCCGCGAAGAGGCCGGCCGCATTCCGATCATTTTCATTTTCGAACCCCGAAATTCGTCTCGAATTCCGGAATTCGGCGCTTCGCATCTAGGCTTTGACGGCGGCCCAGATCCAGATGAGGCCCGCCAGCGCGATCACCGCCGGCACCAGCAGGAACGCGGTCGCGAGCGACGTCGCGTCGGAGATCGCCCCGAGGAGCGGGGGAGACGGGACGTCGCCGAACAGGTGGATCGCGAACGTCGAGAGGGCGATCGCCGAGGCCCGGCGGTCCGCCGGGACGGAGTTGACGATTTCCGAGTTGATCGGTCCGGTCGAGACGAAGAGAAGCGTCTCGGAAACGACGATCGCCGCGACGTAGACGGGACG is a window from the Thermoanaerobaculia bacterium genome containing:
- a CDS encoding DUF547 domain-containing protein, which codes for MAGDLKIAAAALAGAAFLAVPVRAETPVTAFPAAADSAEWTTLLSKYVDGRGLVAYADWRGDAEDRKRLREVIAGFAEAAPPPPPDARLASLFNAYNAFIIETVLDRYPVASIRAIPGAFTAETHRFGGRLCSLDEIEHAAVALGGYRAHAAMVCASRSCPPLDRRAFAAEGLSRRLDERMRAWLARPDLWQFEPAENLVRAPRYLDWYRGDFERAGIPRLLSEYAPARFRGWLARGAFRLEYLDYDWSLNDRTAGRGRE
- the trxA gene encoding thioredoxin; amino-acid sequence: MSEKVREVSDDSFETEVVKSATPVFVDFWAPWCGPCRSVAPIVEELASQYDGKVKMAKINVDDSPEVAQKFMVTSIPTFILFKNGEAADRTMGAMPKGQFQQFIDRNL
- a CDS encoding cation diffusion facilitator family transporter; translated protein: MGPESRAETRRRLGGALAVSGVLFAVEAVGGAIAHSLALWADAGHVLTDAAALSLSYIAVRIAERGASARHTFGLYRAEILAAFINAQVLLVICGAILWEAWRRLEHPADVAPLPMLVFGAVALAGNILSVRLLHSHRNESLNVKGAYLEVAADALAAAAVVLGAVAIAATHEAWIDPALSAAIAVFILPRTVSLLRQSAHILLEGAPAEVDQPGLTLGLRELPGVLSVHDLHVWTLTSGVHCASVHVAVAPGTDGSAVLRKVEERLRADHHVEHATIQIEVREPAECAPLVRH
- a CDS encoding DedA family protein — translated: MTHPLLATHAIAAVEHYLERETVVGVFVLLFVGAFGPSPPEESILLLAGYVVYQDLARFWPIVVSALVAAVMGDTALYGIGRLLGGNLEKRPWLAKIFRKEKIEAVKQRFRRYQFRAIVAGRYVYGLRPVLFFTSGASRMPLWKFLAADSTAALANALVWVYLGDRFGGRIGDVLHWAERSETILLVLAGALIGYFVLENILVHAKKWKETSPFVRWATGWKIAAIAGTVLLLVYLEVWLRARGVSLRRLPRL
- a CDS encoding GreA/GreB family elongation factor, yielding MDVTEPKKSRGTGDEEAFAEILARSAEDVESLFSITREMKKRGEKEKPRALLARLAAAQEEQGLYRARLETLLEIARAFPNKAASPEEIADAFRFAWPDHPSLEVLIAHFLPARANVVDAAERLRRWVRFAPGDVYFFAGHGAGRVVELSPAIDAVRFEFEGGEKLSLPPGAAAKNLVPLPPGDFRRDRLEDRAALRERSLADPAGAVRHLIESMGRPVTAAEIKDAFASVVPAERWTSFWNAARKHPQLVVSGTGKNAGYQWRASAEAASDSVREEFTAAPVARRLEIARKNVRRPELLSYFAESLAGEGWREATPAERLEIALFLEEGKSGVAAPVAAADLANAPGGAEVSRALPDPALRWKAYRAIRERDPRWSEVFAELFAGEDDARTLAAIDGALAEGAPAVREALAARIAANPRTAPRAFLWLAEKRAELPHAAALFGPPTLFALLEALRLPEFAPHRAKLKTMFDRGGLALELVARVADEDEARRLLTTAERAPGLEEFRRDDLKQAVHRRFPDLRGPRVEPLYVTPESLEARRAELEQLLTVEMPKNGRAIQEAAAMGDLRENFEYHSARARQEFLAARVATLRGDLARARPLDPARVDTSEVRVGTRVVLTAGERSREAAVLGPWDSRPEEGIYSYQSEFAQKLLGNKPGDAVLLDGEEWRIGAIRPWRET